A window of Vanessa cardui chromosome 16, ilVanCard2.1, whole genome shotgun sequence genomic DNA:
aaataaattatttaagccCTACGATTCAAAACGAAATTATTAGTTTGCTTGGTACTAACGTTAGGAACAGTATTAtctcagaaattaaaaaaagctcCATTTCTGACAATAATTCTGGATACAACACAAGACTTGTCAAAAATTGACCAACTATCTGTAGTTTTTCGATATATCTCGGTTACAGAAAATGATGATAATGTgcctaaagaaataaaaatctgtGAGTCTTTTTTAGGATTCATAGCAGTAACCGATTGCAGTGCTGCAGGTCtgaaaaatgtcattttaaatttgactaaaGAATATGGAATTGATTTGACTAAATGTAGAGGACAGGGATACGATGGAGCAAATGTTATGTCGGGTGTGTATGGAGGATTACAAACCCTAATAAAAGAGCATGCTCCAAATGCCGATTATGTTCATTGTGCTGCGCACGCTTTAAACTTGGTTTTGAACGATGCTGCGAGACATGTTCGTGAAATATCGACTTTTTTcgataatttagaaaaatatatactttttttggcAATAGTATAAAACGATGGGCTATGCTTAGTGACGATTcatctgaaaaatatttgattacccTTAAAAAGGTATGTCCTACCAGATGGTCTTCTAGGAACGACGCTTTATTAGCAGTAAAGAAAAATTTTTTACTAATCATGAAAACTTTGTAccaactaaatttaatttcaaataaaaaagatgAACGTGAAGAatgtaaaagtataattaatattttagagaGTTTTGATTTCTTAGTGCtcgttacatttttttcttcactatttgaaattattaatccTGTTTCTAAAGCTCTACAGCATGAAAATAATGACTTACAGAAAtctagtattttattaagtaatctTTTAAATAGACTGTGCCAATTTAGAAATCAGAATTCATTTAAAAGTTTGCTAAATGAATCCAAAAAATTAGCAAAAGAGTGGGGGGTAACAACTGTTTTTAAAAACAGTAGGCGAAAGACAGCGAAGCATTTTTTTGATGAGTTATCACAAGATGAGAGAATTTCCGACCCAGAATCCTATTTCAAAGTCAATGTATACTATTGCTgtttagatatattaatttctcaAACTAAAGAAAGATTTCAGAGCCTTTGCAACCTgagtaatatattcgaaatattaCAACCGGAGAAACTCCTATCTTCTTCAAGCGAAGAGATATTAAACGCTTCCGGAAAACTGTCTGCTAAATACAGTAAAGACATCTCACTTAATCTTTGTGACCAATTAATGGCTCTAAAAACATGCTTAaattctgaaattaaaaaaatttattccaTTAAAGAACTCATTGAATTATTGCTAGTAAAATTCAATAGTCTTGCATCCAGTTTTCCCGAGGTAATCACAGCATGCTTTTTATTCTTGACCCTTCCAGTTACAACCGCAACGGCAGAAAGaagtttttcaaaattaaaactaataaaaaattacttaagaACTTCTATGGGACAAGAACGGCTGTCAGACCTCTCACTATTGTCCATAGAGGCAGAaactttagaaaaaataaaatcatcatcagccataaatgatttaataaatcagTTTGCCGAAAAAAAGGCAAGGAgagtgaatatttaaaattcgatttttatttgtaaaatgggtaaattatgtgataaataaatattacttctcacaatattttttttttttttgtgaaaaatcTTTACctccaaaaaaaattttatacgGGGCCCCGACAAGGCACGCTACGCCACtgagaatggttaatatttcctaccgCGCTTATGTCTATGGGTAGAAGTGACTTAGTATCGGCAGGCCCATTTGCCTATCCCCCTGACTATAAAATGTCTATAaccaaaatatcttattttatccACGTCAGAATGCGTCAAGAAAAGTAAAATTGTCGCTAATGTTCAACCTGTT
This region includes:
- the LOC124536488 gene encoding zinc finger MYM-type protein 1-like — encoded protein: MLSDDSSEKYLITLKKVCPTRWSSRNDALLAVKKNFLLIMKTLYQLNLISNKKDEREECKSIINILESFDFLVLVTFFSSLFEIINPVSKALQHENNDLQKSSILLSNLLNRLCQFRNQNSFKSLLNESKKLAKEWGVTTVFKNSRRKTAKHFFDELSQDERISDPESYFKVNVYYCCLDILISQTKERFQSLCNLSNIFEILQPEKLLSSSSEEILNASGKLSAKYSKDISLNLCDQLMALKTCLNSEIKKIYSIKELIELLLVKFNSLASSFPEVITACFLFLTLPVTTATAERSFSKLKLIKNYLRTSMGQERLSDLSLLSIEAETLEKIKSSSAINDLINQFAEKKARRVNI